One stretch of Acidobacteriota bacterium DNA includes these proteins:
- a CDS encoding oxidoreductase, with the protein MSNPRLFTPFRVAGLELRNRIVIAPMCQYSADEGRATDWHVIHLG; encoded by the coding sequence ATGAGCAACCCCCGTCTGTTTACTCCGTTCCGTGTCGCCGGACTGGAGCTCCGCAACCGCATCGTCATCGCGCCCATGTGCCAGTACTCGGCAGACGAGGGCCGGGCCACCGACTGGCATGTCATCCATCTTGG